One Streptomyces umbrinus genomic window, TCTGCAGAGGAGAGCACCATGCAGCTCGATCGCCTGAAGACCTTCATCGACGACGTGGGACTCGTGGTGCGCAGCACCGACGACGAGCACGAGATCACGGCGCGGGTCGCCGAGCGGCTGTCCGCTCTGCTGGCCGACGGCTACCGGCTTCCGTCGGAAGCCACGCGGTCCTCGCCCGAGCGTCACCTGACGTATCCGCTCTACATCGCTCCTGACGAAAGCTGGTCGCTGGCATCCGTGGTCTGGGACATGGGCCAGCAGACCAAGGTGCATTCGCACGAGACATGGGGCGTCGCCGGCATCTACGCGGGCGTCGAGCACGAGGTCCGATACCTCAAGCCGACGGCGTCGACGATGAACGCGCCACTGACGCCGGCAGGTGAAACGCAGTGGCTGCCGGGGCAGGTGACCGTCTGCTGCACCACCGACGACGATGTCCACGCCGTTACAGCGGTCGGCAGCGAACCCACCGTCGGAATCCACGTCTACGGCGGCAACATCGGCACGATCAGGCGGCGTTCGTACGATCCCGCCACCGGCGAAGCCGACTGGTTCGTCTCCGGCTGGGACAGCGCCGAGGACGTGTCCCGAGCGACGGCATCGAGCTGAAAACGGGCTACAGGTCGAGCACCGCCCGGAGCGCGTCGTCGACCAGGGCCTGCTGCACGGGGCCGATGTTGCCGAGGCAGGTGCCTGTCTCGAAGCGGACCGCGGAGAGCTGGAGCAGGTTGACGGCCACGACCGAGGCGTCGACCGGAGTCGCCAGGCGTACGCTCATCGCCGTATCGGGATGAGCCGCGGGGGCGTGCAGCACCAGGGCGACCACGGCCCCGTACCGGTCGGCAAGCCCGTCGAGGCTGGCGATCAGCACGGTCCGGTTGCCCTTGCCGGTGTCGACGTCCCACACATCGCCCTTGCGGATCGTCACAGAGCGTCGCCCTCACCATCGAGGTCGAGGCGCTCCAGGGTGGCGAGCCGGCCGGCGGCATCGAGGGTCATCTGACGGCGCACGGCCT contains:
- a CDS encoding cysteine dioxygenase family protein — protein: MQLDRLKTFIDDVGLVVRSTDDEHEITARVAERLSALLADGYRLPSEATRSSPERHLTYPLYIAPDESWSLASVVWDMGQQTKVHSHETWGVAGIYAGVEHEVRYLKPTASTMNAPLTPAGETQWLPGQVTVCCTTDDDVHAVTAVGSEPTVGIHVYGGNIGTIRRRSYDPATGEADWFVSGWDSAEDVSRATASS